The Streptomyces sp. DG1A-41 genomic sequence ACCGGGTCGCCTACCTCCTCTACGCCCACCGCGAGCGCCTCGCCCGCACCGGCACGCTCGTCATCGGACCGAACCGGTCCTTCCTGCACTACATCGAGCAAGTGCTGCCCGCCCTCGGTGAGTTGACGGTCCAGCAGGCCACCGTCGAGGACCTGGTGGCGCACGTGGAGATCAAGGGGACGGACGACGCGACGGCCGCGCGCGTCAAGGGCGACGCCCGCATGGCGCAGGTGCTGCGCAGGGCCCTGTACTCGCACGTCACGATGCCCACCGAGCCGGTCGTGGTCGTGCGCGGCTCCCGCCGCTGGCGCGTGGCGGCGTACGAACTGGAGGACACCGTCCGCGAGTTGCTCGACCGCGACATCCGCTACGGCGCCGCCCGCGAGGCCCTGCCGCAGCGCATCGCGCACGCCGTGCTGGTGCAGATGGAGCGGTCGGGGGAGGCGCCGGACGACCGGGTGCAGGACGCGGTGGCCCGCAACAGCGCGGTCAAGGCGGCGGTGAAGGCGGTCTGGCCGGCCGTCGACCCGGCGAAGCTGGTGCTGCGCCTGCTGTCGGACGCGGACTTCCTCGCCGAGCACGCGGCGGGGATCCTGGACGAGGAGGAGCAGAAGGCGGTGCTGTGGGCGAGACCGGCGCGCAGCGTCAAGTCCGCCAAGTGGTCGGCAGCCGACGCCGTCCTCATCGACGAGGCCACCGACCTCATCCAGCGCACGCACTCCCTCGGCCATGTCGTCCTCGACGAGGCGCAGGACCTCTCCCCCATGCAGTACCGGGCGGTCGGCCGCCGCTGCACGACCGGCAGTGCGACGGTCCTCGGCGACCTGGCGCAGGGCACCACGCCGTGGGCGACCCGCGGCTGGCAGGAGGCGCTGGCCCACCTGGGCAAGCCGGACGCGGTGGTGGAGGAGCTGACGGCCGGTTTCCGCGTGCCGACGGACGTCATCACCTACGCCTCCCGGCTGCTCCCGCACATCGCCCCAGGGCTCACGCCGGTCGTGTCGATCCGTGAGAACCCGGGCCACTTCGAGGTCCGGTCGGTCGCGGGGACGACGGACGTGGTCGACGCCTGCCGCGAGTCACTGCGCCACGAGGGCTCGACGGGCCTGATCGCCGCGGACGCCCGGGTCCCGGAGCTGGCGGCGGCCCTGACGGAGGCCGGGATCCCCTACCTCAGCCCCGGCGAGGAGACCACCCTGGAGACCCGCCTGACCCTGGTCCCGGCGTCACTCGCGAAGGGTCTGGAGTACGACTACGTCGTCCTGGACGAACCCCGGGCGGTGGTCGACGGCGAGCCGGACGAACGCACGGGCCTGCGCCGCCTGTACGTGGCGCTGACGCGAGCGGTGTCGGGGCTGACGGTGACGCATGCGGCCCCGCTGCCGCCACAACTGGCCTAGCTGCGGGCACTCGGCCGACCTGGCTGCGGGCACTCGGCCGACCTGGCTGCGGGCACTTGTGCCGCCAAGGGCGGCACGGGTGGGCGCAGCGGCACCCCGCACCGCCGGGTTGCGAACCCACCCGGCCCCGGCAGCAACGCCCAGTTGTTCTCAGGAACCGTCCACCGCAGCCCGCCACTCCGCAACGGCCTCCGCCGACACGGGTGCGGCCCAACCCCCCGGCCGCACCGCCCCACCGACGTGAAACGCATCCACCCCCGCCCCCCGCAACACCGGCACATGCTCCAGCCGCAACCCACCCCCCACCAGCAACCGCTGCTCGTACCCCGGCTCCCCGGAACGCCCCGCCTCGGCGAGCAGCACGGCAAGCCCGTCATCGACCCCGCCCGCCGCCCCGGCCGTCAGATACGTGTCCAACCCCGGCATGCCATCCAGCTGCTTGCGCAGGGCGTCCCGGTCGGCGGCCCGGTCGATGGCCCGGTGGAAGGTCCAGGGGCAGCCGTCCAGTACCCCGACGACCCGCTCCACCGCCGCCAGGTCCACCTCGCCCTCCGCGTCGAGAAACCCGAGCACGAACTCCTCGGCCCCGGCCTCCCGCAGTCCGGCTGCCACGCCGACCAGCCGGTCGACGTCCCCGGCGCCGAAGCCGTCGGTGAGCCGCAGCATCACCCGCAGTGAGAGGTCGACGGCCCGCCGGATCCCGGCGACGGTGGCGGCCGACGGGGTGAGCCCGTCGGCCGCCATGTCGGTGACCAGCTCGAGGCGGTCCGCGCCTCCGGCCTGGGCGGCGACCGCGTCCTCGACGCCGAGGGCGATCACCTCCAGGACTGCACGCTTGCTCATGGGGCCCCTCAATCAGCATGGCGTCGGCGTTCCGGAAACAGGTCTAGTCCAATCAAAGACTACGCTGCCCGCTCCCGCCGGCTCCCAAGCACCCCGCCGGGCCGAGAGCCCCTCACCCGAAGATGTTCAGCTCCTTCGCCTCCACCCCGACCAGCTCGAACGCGGGCGCCCCGTCGACCGGCCGCCCCGTGTACAGCCGCACCAGCGTCGGCCCGTCCCCGATGAAGCGCCCCGGAGGCCGTTCCCCGCCGCCCTCCCCGAGCCTCAGCGGTTCGTCCAGGTCGTCGAGGTCGGCGTGCACCGGCACATGTCCCCGCTCGCGGGTGATCCGGGCGAGCAGCGCGAGCGCGTCCGGCAGCCCGGCCCCGCCGTACGCCCCAGGCTCCCCGAAGGCCTCGCGCACGTCCCCGGCGTGCACCCACTCCCCCAGCGCGAGACCGTCCAGCTTCCCGCCCGCCCCGGCGATCACCGGTCCGGCCTCGGTCATCCCGCGCTCCAGTTCGTCCACGACCCGCGCGTTGCTCCAGCCGTCCCGCTCGGCGATGTCCCGGTCGTTCGACTCGGGCGAGAACACGCCCTCCTCGAACCGGTTCTCCACCACCCGCCTGAGCGCGGCCGAGCAGTGCGCCAGCACCGACCGCACCGACCAGCCCGGACACGCCCTCACGGGCAGCGCGAAGTCCTCCTCGGCCCTGCCCCGCAGCAGCGGGATCAGCGCGTCACGCTCGATCGTCAGCAGCCGCCCGGGCTGCTCGGGGTCCCGTACGCCGTGCACATCAGCAGGAGTCGTCATAGGACCCACGCTAGGTGTCACACGCGGCGGAGCGGGAGAATGCCCCCATGGCCGATCTCGACGCCCTCCGCGCCCGCTTCGTCCGCACCCTGGAAGCGGCCCGGGGCCCGGCCGGCGGCCCGGACCCGGTCCCGTACGCCGACGACCTGCTCAGGCGCTGGCAGGAGCCGCAGCGCCGCTACCACACGGTCGGGCACCTCACGGCGGTTCTGGACCACATCGACGTACTGGAGAAGTACGCGCACGACCCGGACGTGGTCCGGCTGGCCGCCTGGTTCCACGATGCCGTCTACCTCCCCGACCGCTCGGAGAACGAGGAACGCTCCGCCCGCCTCGCCGAACGCGCCCTCCCCGAGGCCGGCGTGCCCGCCGCCCGGACCGCCGAGGTGACCCGTCTGGTCCGTCTCACCACCAGCCACGACCCCGCCGACGACGACCCCGACGGCCAGGTCCTGTGCGACGCCGACCTGGCGATCCTCGCCTCGCCCCCGTCGGCGTACGCCGCCTACACCGCCGCCGTCCGCGAGGAGTACCACTTCGTCCCGAACGACGCCTTCCGCACCGGCCGCTCGGCGATCCTGCGCCAACTCCTGGACCTGCCGAGGCTGTTCAGGACGCCGTACGGAGCGTCGGAGTGGGAGGCGACGGCCCGCTACAACCTCACCGCCGAGCTGGAAATGCTGTCGCTTCCGCCCGACGCCCCCTCGTAACCTGCCCCGCATGTGGACAACGGGTGCGGAACAGGTGGAGCAGGCCGTCGCCGAGTGCGTGGGCGTGCTGGGGGCGGTCACCGACCGGGACTGGGAGGCGGTGCGCGCCGGGCGGCTGGAGTGGAGCTGCCGGGAGACGGCGGTGCACATCGCCGGGGATCTCATCGGGTACGCGGGGCAGCTGGCGGGGCGCGAGCCCGAGGGGTACACGCCCTTCGAGATCTCGCTGGATGAGGGGACGGACAACGCGGGTGCGCTGCGGGTGATCCGCACGATGGGCGCCCTGTTCGCCGCCGCGATCCGCACCACCCCGCGCGAGGTCCGGGCCTTCCATCCGTATCCGTTCCGCAGCGCGAACCGCGAGGGATTCGCCGCGATGGGCACGGCGGAGGTGCTGCTGCACACCCACGACCTGGCCGAGGGCCTGGGCGTGGCGTACGAACCGGCCCCCGAGCTGTGCGACTTCGTCCTCACCCGGATCTTCCCGCACGTCCAGCCCGGCCCCACCCCGTGGCGGACCCTGCTGTGGGCCACCGGCCGGGGTGACCTGCCCGGCCGCGCGCCGGTCACCGAGTGGCGCTGGTCCAACAACCTGGTGCTGCCGACCGACCGGCTCACACTCCAGGGCGTCACCCCCGCGGCGGCCACCGACCTGTCCACGGTCGGCGACGGCGGCTTCGAGTGGCTCGACGGCGGCCCGATCGAGGGCACCCGGGTCGGCGCCGGGCTGGTGTTCAAGCAGTACGAGGACGGCGTCCACCGGCCGGAGTGGGGCATGTACGTCCTGGTCCGGCGCGAGGACGGCCGCGCGCTCGGCGCCATGGGCTTCCACGGCGTCCCGGACGAGTCGGGGCGGGTGGAGGTCGGCTACGACCTCGTCGAAGCGGCCCGGGGCCACGGTTACGCCACCGAGGCGCTGCGCGCGCTGTCGGCCTGGGCGCTGTCCCGGGACGAGGTACGGACCGTCGTCGCGAACGTCGAGCGGGACAACACGCCCTCCCACAACGTCCTCGCCCGCGCCGGATTCAAAGCCGTCGCGGAGGACACCGAGCAGGTCACCTACGAACTGCGCGAACCCGGCGACTGAGCCCGCCCCTTCGGCCGCCGCAGCCCCGCCCCGTGCAGCAGCCGCACCACCTCGCGGCTGCCGACCTCCACGGCCCCGGCGGCCACGACGTCCGCGTACCGCTCGGCGGGGATGTCGTAGTGGTCGCGTTCGAAGGCCCGCCGGGGCACGCCGAGGCGTTCGGCGAAGGTGTGCAGTTCCTCGTACGAGACGTCGCTGACCAGGTGGGACCACATGCGGCCGTGGCCGGGCCAGGTCGGCGGGTCGATGTAGACGGTCACGAGGGCTCCGCCCCGCCGAGTGCCTCGCGCAGCGATCCCAGCGCCGCGACCTTCACGCCCGCCTCGCTGCACACCCAGTGCGGGTCGGGCCCCAACTCCGGTTCCACGTCCAGCGCGTGCGGGTCGCCGGTGCCGCACACCGGGCACAGCGGCCAGCGGCCGTAGCGCTCCAGCAGGGCGTCCTGCACGTCCTGCGCGACCAGACCGGCCACGTACCGCGCGCCCTCCGGCCACTGCTCGACCCACCACCGCCGCTGCACGACGGACTCCTCGACCAGCGACACGACGTCCGCCTCAGCGACGCGTCCCGCGACGAGGTCGGCCAGCACGAGGGCGCGCGCGGCGTGCAGCGCCTGCTCCAGGGGGTCGATGGGGTCCATGCCCCCATTGTGCGCACTCTTGACCACGACGCCGAGCCGAAAATATCTTTCAGAAGTGACCCGAAGAGTGAAGGAAAGTTTCGCCGACGAGCGCGGCGGCGCGAGCGGCACGGGCGGTTCGGGCGGTACCGGCGGCACAGGTGCCATGGCCGGCCCGCCCGGCACCCCGCCGGCCCCGCCGCCCTCGCGGCCAAGGTCCGCACGCTGGGCCCGTCGATGACGCGTTCCATGCAGCGCGTCGCCGAGGCCGTCGCGGGCGACCCGGCCGGCTGCGCGGCCCTCACGGTCACCGGCCTCGCCGAACTCACCGGCACCAGCGAGGCCACCGTCGTACGCACCGCCCGGCTGCTGGGCTATCCGGGTTACCGGGACCTGCGCCTGGCCCTCGCCGGTCTCGCCGCGCAGCAGCAGTCCGGCCGGGCCCCGGCCATCACGACGGACATCGCGGTGGACGACCCGATCGCCGACGTCGTCGCGAAGCTCGCCTACGACGAGCAGCAGACCCTCGCCGACACCGCCGCCGGCCTCGACACCGTCCAACTGGGCGCGGCCGTCACGGCGCTGACCACCGCCCGCCGCACGGACGTGTACGGCGTCGGGGCGTCCGGGCTGGTCGCGCAGGACCTCACGCAGAAGCTCCTGCGGATAGGGCTGGTGGCGCACGCCCACAGCGACCCGCACCTGGCCGTCACCAACGCCGTGCAACTGCGCGCGGGGGACGTCGCGATCGCCATCACCCACTCCGGGTCGACGGGGGACGTCATCGAGCCGCTGCGGGTCGCCTTCGAGCGCGGGGCGACGACGGTGGCGATCACCGGCCGCCCGGACGGCCCGGTCTCGCAGTACGCCGACCACGTCCTCACCACGTCCACGGCCCGCGAGAGCGAGCTGCGTCCCGCGGCGATGTCGTCCCGGACCGGTCAGCTTCTTGTGGTGGACTGCCTGTTCGTGGGGGTGGCGCAGCGGACGTACGAGACGGCGGCGCCGGCGCTCTCGGCGTCGTACGAGGCGCTGGCCCACCGGCATCGTTCCTGAGCCAGCCCCGGCCAGCACCGGAAAGACACGGAAAGAGCCGTCCCATGACCTCCACCTCCGACCCCCGTGATCTCAGAGCCGAGTTGGAGTCCCTGCCCACCGAGGCGTTCCGGCCGGAACTCGCCGGCATCGACCGGCTGCCCACCCTCGACATCGCGCGGCTCATGAACGGCGAGGACGCCACCGTGGCCGGGGCGGTCGCCGCCCGGCTGCCTCAGATCGCCGCCGCGATCGACGCCCTGGCCGAGCGGATGGCCCGGGGCGGCCGTCTGGTCTACGCGGGTGCCGGCACGGCGGGTCGGCTGGGCGTCCTGGACGCCTCCGAGTGCCCGCCCACCTTCAACACCGACCCCTCCCGGGTCGTCGGCCTGATCGCGGGCGGCCCGCAGGCCATGGTCACCTCGGTCGAGGGCGCGGAGGACTCCCGGGAACTGGCCCGTGCCGACCTGGAGCCCCTCGGCCTGACCCCGGACGACACGGTGGCCGGCATCTCGGCCTCCGGCCGCACCCCGTACGCCATCGGCGCCGTCGAGTACGCCCGCGCCCGCGGCTGCCTCACCATCGGCCTGGCCTGCAACCCCGGCAGCCCGCTCGCGGCCGCCGCCGAGCACGGCGTCGAGATCGTCGTGGGCCCCGAACTGCTCACCGGCTCCACCCGCCTGAAGGCCGGCACGGCACAGAAGCTCGTGCTCAACATGCTCTCGACGATCACGATGATCCGCCTGGGCAAGACCTACGGGAACCTGATGGTCGACGTCCGCGCCTCCAACGACAAACTGCGCGCCCGCTCCCACCGCATCGTCGCCCTGGCCACCGGCGCCGGCGACGAGGAGATCGAACGGGCCCTGGCCGCCACCGACGGCGAGGTGAAGAACGCGATCCTGACCATCCTGGCCGACGTGGACGGCCCGACGGCGGCCCGGCTGCTGGCGGAGTCCGACGGGCACCTGCGGGCCGCGCTGGCGGCGGCAGTCCGCTGACCCGATCGGCTTCACCTCGACTTCGACTCCCGGTTGACGTGCCTGACCCGAGCCCGCAGCGTCTCCCGCACGGGCAGCGAGCGCAGTACCTCGTTCAGGTGCTCGGCCGTCCGTACGTTGCACCGCCCCAGCTCGACCAGGGCGAACGGCTCGGCGCTCGCACCGGTCACCGGGTCTACGCCCAGCGACGGCAGCACGACACCCACTCCCGCGAGCGCGTCCCGCCCCGCCCCGCCCCCGTGAACATCACCCTGGACACCGAGATGCTCAAGGACTCCGCCGACTGACGACAATAGGAACCATGAACCACGCCCAGCTCACCGCCCTAGGCCGTGCCCTCCGTCTCCTCGGTGAGCACGGGGAGGCCCTCACCTCCGACACCCCGGACGGCAAACTGCACGAGGTCAGGGCCGACCTGAAGCGCGCCCTGGACCTGCTGGAGGACAGCGTCACCACTGCGGCTCCCAGCACGCGCTGCCCGGAGCACCCCACCGGCCCGGTCGACGAGGCCGCCCCCGACCTGTGCCTGCTGTGCGAGACCCGGCGCCGGGCCGCCCGCAGGGCGGAGTTCAACGGCCCCGCTCCGCAGCACCGGCCCACCGAGCCGGTCCAGTCCCGCTACGGCGTGAGCGGTGACCGCCCCCAGCCCCAGCAGCGCTGGCTGCCGGAGCTGTGGACCGGCCAGACCTGGCAGTTGTGCGGCACCCCGCGCCGGGACCGCCGCGAGGCCGAGCTGTACATCGCCGCCCAGCGCAAGGCTCCCCGGGCGGCCATGGCGTACCGGCTGGTGCACGAGTTCACCGACTACGAGGTGCTGCGCGTGTGGGGTACGCCGGTCAGGGTCGACATCGAGCCGATGGGCAACCTGTAGCTCACAGCAGGGGCAGGGCCTGGAAGTCGTAGCCCTCCCACAGCCTGCGCGAGGCCTCCTCCGGGTACGCCCTCACCACCGGCTCCGCGTCCAGCACCTGCACGAGCCGCCGCTCGTCGTCGTACGCCGGCCAGCCCGGGTCTCCCGACCTCGCGAACGCCGTCCAGGACGATCGGAAGCGGGACGACAGTGCCAGGGCCTCGGCGGACGGCTCGGCACCCGCGAACAGCAGCAGCCCGAGGTCCGCCCCGTACGTGCCGAAGAGCAGGGGGACGTCCAGGCCGTGGCAGGCGCCCAGCGCGCCGCCGTTCCCCGGGGCCGGCCAGGTCAGTTCGTAGACGTGTGCCCGGCCGCCGCCCGCGCGCTGTGCCTCGGCCAGGTGCAGGGAGGGCATGTTGAACAGCCAGTCCGTCTGGACGCGTTCGTAGAGCTCGCTCGGGGAGGCGTCGGGGAACACGGCGCGGTAGGCCTGTTCGCCGTCCGGGGCCGGGGCGAACAACCGCAAGGCCGATGTCGCCTGCTCCTCGGTGATCTGGCCCAGCCGGCCCGCCATGGCGACGAAGAGGCGGTACTCGTCGCGGTTGTGGCCGACGACCAGGTCGACGTCCTTCGCCGCACCGGCCGCCAGCGCCTGCCAGGGCATGACCGGCAGGACCTCGCCGTCGACCACCGGCGAGAAAGGCGTGACCGTCGGCGCCGCCTGGCCCCAGCGGTCGGTGTACTGGAGCATCTTGGCGCTCAACGACTCACCCGCCGAGGTCAGTTCGCGCGGGGCGATGGTCGCCAGGTCGGCGACCGTGGGGCGCAGCCCCACCTCGGCGGCGAGAGCCGTACCGATGTCACGGGCCAGGGCGTCCGAGAAGAACGTCCCCGGCACGCTCTGCGCGATCGCCCGCCGGAACAGCCCCGCCGCCCTCGGCATGACGAGCAGCGAGGCGATCGAACCCGCGCCCGCCGACTCGCCGAA encodes the following:
- a CDS encoding UvrD-helicase domain-containing protein, which encodes MSTPVDDPLSRERSHLAASRSALRAMREDVEALDISDVTANWVNAEVLAHQIEERIKALADLSDTPLFFGRLDHLHAPGSEQAEGAEGERFYIGRRHVHDADGDPMVIDWRAPVSQPFYRASKKNPMDIALRRRFGYTGGELTAYEDEHLSDPAEAARTSKLLQQEIERPRVGPMRDIVATIQPEQDEIVRSGLSGTVCVQGGPGTGKTAVGLHRVAYLLYAHRERLARTGTLVIGPNRSFLHYIEQVLPALGELTVQQATVEDLVAHVEIKGTDDATAARVKGDARMAQVLRRALYSHVTMPTEPVVVVRGSRRWRVAAYELEDTVRELLDRDIRYGAAREALPQRIAHAVLVQMERSGEAPDDRVQDAVARNSAVKAAVKAVWPAVDPAKLVLRLLSDADFLAEHAAGILDEEEQKAVLWARPARSVKSAKWSAADAVLIDEATDLIQRTHSLGHVVLDEAQDLSPMQYRAVGRRCTTGSATVLGDLAQGTTPWATRGWQEALAHLGKPDAVVEELTAGFRVPTDVITYASRLLPHIAPGLTPVVSIRENPGHFEVRSVAGTTDVVDACRESLRHEGSTGLIAADARVPELAAALTEAGIPYLSPGEETTLETRLTLVPASLAKGLEYDYVVLDEPRAVVDGEPDERTGLRRLYVALTRAVSGLTVTHAAPLPPQLA
- a CDS encoding copper homeostasis protein CutC, whose amino-acid sequence is MSKRAVLEVIALGVEDAVAAQAGGADRLELVTDMAADGLTPSAATVAGIRRAVDLSLRVMLRLTDGFGAGDVDRLVGVAAGLREAGAEEFVLGFLDAEGEVDLAAVERVVGVLDGCPWTFHRAIDRAADRDALRKQLDGMPGLDTYLTAGAAGGVDDGLAVLLAEAGRSGEPGYEQRLLVGGGLRLEHVPVLRGAGVDAFHVGGAVRPGGWAAPVSAEAVAEWRAAVDGS
- a CDS encoding maleylpyruvate isomerase family mycothiol-dependent enzyme, coding for MTTPADVHGVRDPEQPGRLLTIERDALIPLLRGRAEEDFALPVRACPGWSVRSVLAHCSAALRRVVENRFEEGVFSPESNDRDIAERDGWSNARVVDELERGMTEAGPVIAGAGGKLDGLALGEWVHAGDVREAFGEPGAYGGAGLPDALALLARITRERGHVPVHADLDDLDEPLRLGEGGGERPPGRFIGDGPTLVRLYTGRPVDGAPAFELVGVEAKELNIFG
- a CDS encoding GNAT family N-acetyltransferase, whose translation is MEQAVAECVGVLGAVTDRDWEAVRAGRLEWSCRETAVHIAGDLIGYAGQLAGREPEGYTPFEISLDEGTDNAGALRVIRTMGALFAAAIRTTPREVRAFHPYPFRSANREGFAAMGTAEVLLHTHDLAEGLGVAYEPAPELCDFVLTRIFPHVQPGPTPWRTLLWATGRGDLPGRAPVTEWRWSNNLVLPTDRLTLQGVTPAAATDLSTVGDGGFEWLDGGPIEGTRVGAGLVFKQYEDGVHRPEWGMYVLVRREDGRALGAMGFHGVPDESGRVEVGYDLVEAARGHGYATEALRALSAWALSRDEVRTVVANVERDNTPSHNVLARAGFKAVAEDTEQVTYELREPGD
- a CDS encoding DUF4031 domain-containing protein, giving the protein MTVYIDPPTWPGHGRMWSHLVSDVSYEELHTFAERLGVPRRAFERDHYDIPAERYADVVAAGAVEVGSREVVRLLHGAGLRRPKGRAQSPGSRSS
- the murQ gene encoding N-acetylmuramic acid 6-phosphate etherase; amino-acid sequence: MTSTSDPRDLRAELESLPTEAFRPELAGIDRLPTLDIARLMNGEDATVAGAVAARLPQIAAAIDALAERMARGGRLVYAGAGTAGRLGVLDASECPPTFNTDPSRVVGLIAGGPQAMVTSVEGAEDSRELARADLEPLGLTPDDTVAGISASGRTPYAIGAVEYARARGCLTIGLACNPGSPLAAAAEHGVEIVVGPELLTGSTRLKAGTAQKLVLNMLSTITMIRLGKTYGNLMVDVRASNDKLRARSHRIVALATGAGDEEIERALAATDGEVKNAILTILADVDGPTAARLLAESDGHLRAALAAAVR
- a CDS encoding carboxylesterase family protein, with the translated sequence MTTTESHPPTGASGEHVAPVVRTTAGAVRGRREEGLAVFRGIPFAAPPVGEARFMAPRPAHSWDGIRDAYAFGPPPPQDLGNLGGPGLLDVPEGDEWLTVNVCTPEPDPGARRPVMVWIYGGAYKLGHSGQPGYDARRIAADGDLVVVSLNYRVGMEGFAHIEGAPANRGLLDQVAALEWVRDNIDAFGGDPAQVTVFGESAGAGSIASLLVMPRAAGLFRRAIAQSVPGTFFSDALARDIGTALAAEVGLRPTVADLATIAPRELTSAGESLSAKMLQYTDRWGQAAPTVTPFSPVVDGEVLPVMPWQALAAGAAKDVDLVVGHNRDEYRLFVAMAGRLGQITEEQATSALRLFAPAPDGEQAYRAVFPDASPSELYERVQTDWLFNMPSLHLAEAQRAGGGRAHVYELTWPAPGNGGALGACHGLDVPLLFGTYGADLGLLLFAGAEPSAEALALSSRFRSSWTAFARSGDPGWPAYDDERRLVQVLDAEPVVRAYPEEASRRLWEGYDFQALPLL